CTATCAAAAGGGGAATAATGCGTTCAATTAAATGCTTGCCAAAACCTTCAGATGCATCACGCGGTAATTCGCAAGGAAGATTATCAATAGACATGACTGTTATTGTATCTGTGCTGAATGCTTCTTCTTCTTTCTCATTTATGGGATTATAGCCATAAAATTTATCGTCAATAGTAGTTGCACGATGTGTAGAAGGAATACTCCCGTTAATATCGCAAGTTACATCAGCAATAACGCTGATACGGAATGTCGGACTACGCATGTCTTCTTTTGTAAACAGTGCAGCAGCATTAGGATTCCAATACGCACAATGCACCAATAAATCAGTGAATGAAGAATATGATCCGGGGTCGCAAAACGTACAATTATATTTTTCAGGATAGTGATAGAAGTCGGACTTCAAGAAATCAGACCCATCTTTTCGTTCGTAATAATTTTCGGAATGCAGCTGAACATAAACCGGTTCACGGAATGAATAATTCAGAAATTCGAAAGGAGTAACTTTTCTAATGTTTAGCATTCCCATTGTTTCAATTGCACCATTGGCAACACGTCCACCCCCTGTAATTACTATCTTAATATTCGGAAGTTTAATACTGTCTAACTCTTTATGCAATTCTTCAATACCAAAACTCTGATGTGCAGCTTTTAAATTAAACAGTCCATACTTTAAGCCATAGGCCATGATACCATTGTATGCCCCTACAATACCTGCATAACGTCCAAAACCAATAATGCGGTTTTCATGATCATCAACTAAGCATTCATAATCAACGAGTGTAATTTTATCCTCAATAATTTTCTTCAACATTTCGCGATTATGCGGTTGTTTTTTTATAGTGTGAGAAAAATAGAGATATTTTTTACCTGCAATTAGTTTATCTTTAGGAACTTCTTTGATACCAATGAGCATATCGCAATCTGATAAATCCTCCTGCAAAACAATTCCTTCCCTCCTATACTCATCATCCCTGAAAGCACGATAGTTGCAAGGTTGAATCACAACATCCACTCCAGGATAATCTGACATAATAGCTTTACATTGTTCAGGGCTAAATGGTACGCGTTTATCGTGTGGAACTTTTTCTTCCCTCAGTATTCCTATTTTAATTGTACTCATCGGATAAATAAAATCGTATGCAAAAGTACTTCATTAATGTAATTTTCAAACTAACATTAATCAGTTAAATATTACTGCTTTGTCAAAAATATTAATAAATAGCAATTTAAAAAATTGACACTACTTTTCCGGATTAACAAGGCAACACAACAACGAACTCTGTACCTTCTCCTTTTTTTGAGTTAACTTCAAAGACACCTCCATGCGACTCAATTATTTCATAGCTCAGGCTCAAGCCAAGTCCTGTTCCTTGCCCTGTAGGTTTGGTTGTAAAAAAAGGCTCAAATATTCTTTGCTTTAACTCTTCGGGAATTCCCCTTCCATTATCACGAACAGATATCTTAATTACTTGTTTACTGACTCTATCTATTATCTTCATAGAGGAAAATGTTGTCAGTACAATTTTTGGTATAAAATTTTCGCTCTCTTTTTTCAACTTCTCACATTCATGTACTTCATCAAATGCATTGGTAATCAAGTTGAGTATGACGCGAGAAATATCTTGAGCAACACAGTTAACCATAGGTAGTTTTGGCTCTAACTTAAAGACTAATTCGCAATTGAAATCCGGCACATTAGCTCTCATCCCATGATACGCCAGACTCAGATACTCTTCACAAATCAGGTTAATATCTGTAAGTTGTTTATCTCCACTACCGGTACGTGAATGTTTAAGCATATTCTTAACAATACTATCAGCTCGTTTTCCATGTTCGGTAATCTTCAACAAATTTTGCTTGAGGTGTACTCCTATCTCCTGTTGTTCTTCTTTATCTGTTGCTTCTAAAAACTCATCAATTAACTCACTGCTCAGTTCGGAATAATTATTTACAAAATTGAGTGGATTTTTAATTTCATGTGCAATTCCTGCTGTGAGTGCGCCAAGTGAAGCTAATTTTTCTTGTTGAACGAGTTGTTGCTGCGTTTTTTGCAAAGTATCATAAGCTTCCTGCAGTTTTTTGTTGGTTCTAAGTTTAAGCTTATATCGGTTATACAGCACCATTAATAAAACCAGCATAGTTAATGCCCCTGCTATAATTGAATTTCGCACTACCCGCTGCACTTCGCTTTTTCTGTTTTGCTCCACAATCAACAAGGCGTCCTTCTTATCATTCTCGTATTTAATCTGTTGCTCCAATATTTTTTTGGTACTCTCGGTGCTATTCGAGCTGTCTCTGTAAGATATGTACTGTTTATAATTTTTATAAGCATACTCCCAATTACCTGTTGCACTATCCAACACTTCTGATCCCTGATAATAGGCTGATAGCGGTACACGTGAATCAAGATTTTGGGCAACCAGATAGGCTTCATTAAAACTTTGCTTGGCGGCATCATATTGTTTGAGTTGTGTCTGGCAACTTCCTACCTTACTTAACGCCAGTGAAAGATCAAAATAATCAGATACCCCTCTGAAGGCTGTTGCTGCTTCAAGAAAATAAGGTAATGCATCTGCATATTTAAGTTGTTGCCAATAAACCTCACCCAAACTCTGTAAAGCAGTACCAATCAGATAACCATTATTTATGCCTTTGGCAATTGAGTAAGCTATCTTATTATTTTGTGTTGCTGCATCATAATCACCTTTCAGTATATAGATATTTCCAATACTTACATAAACAGTGGCAAGGTTGAACTTATCTTTCACTTCTTCAAAAACTCTGACTCCTTCAAAATAGTTTTTCAGCGCATTTTCGTAATTTCCTAAATCCTTATATGCATCACCAATATTAAATATTGCAATTGCTTTTCCATACTGATCTCCTAATTCTTCAAATATTTTAAGTGCTTTATAGTTAACTTTTACAGCATCAGAATATCTGCCCTGACTTTGATAGACAAACCCAAAGAGCAGATAGTTTCCTGCCAGCTTTCTTTTATCTCCGGTTTTTCGAAAAATGGAATCAGCTTTATTAAAATAAACTAAAGCTTCAGGGTATTTGCCCCAGTCAGCATAATCCTGACCAATGTAGGTGATGAGAGCTCCAATATTTGCTTGCTCACCCTTTTTAATATAATGAACCAAGGCATCATAATGATAACTTAAAGCCTGTTCAAACTTTCCCTTACGCCAGTACAATCGTCCACCTTCTGTTTTAACACTGGCAACACCCTCCTTCCATTGAATACTTTCTGCCAGCTTTAATGCAGGTTCTAAAAATAAAAATGCAGAATCCAGTTTTTCATCAATATAAACTGCCATTAAGTTGCAATACAGTTTAACCTTTGAGGTATCATCAGTCTCTATAGACAAAAGGTGCCTAAGTGAATCAGGATCTCTACTAAAAACATCGGCTTCTTCACCTGCAATAGGTATAGCTGTGCATACATTATATAGGCCTAGCAGAATACACAAAAAAACTGATAAGATTACTTTTTTCACAAACGTAACTTGGTAACAAATATAGAATGTTATTTAAATGCAGCAAGTCATAAAAAGAATAAAATTTTAATTTTTGATATAAGTACTCAATCTGCAAGCTTGTTTGAAAATAACACCTATGAATAACACTCCTATGAAAGATTCAAACTACTTAAACATTTCCGACCTCTAACTACTGCTGGTTTTTAATTAGCAATATTCAATTACATTTGCATCAATTGATTTACGCTAATACATGATTCAGGGAATAATCTTTACCATTGTGCTGGCTACCGGAATATTCATTTTCGGAAAGAGCATTAGACGCATCAGGCGAAA
This portion of the Bacteroidia bacterium genome encodes:
- a CDS encoding NAD(P)-dependent oxidoreductase; this translates as MSTIKIGILREEKVPHDKRVPFSPEQCKAIMSDYPGVDVVIQPCNYRAFRDDEYRREGIVLQEDLSDCDMLIGIKEVPKDKLIAGKKYLYFSHTIKKQPHNREMLKKIIEDKITLVDYECLVDDHENRIIGFGRYAGIVGAYNGIMAYGLKYGLFNLKAAHQSFGIEELHKELDSIKLPNIKIVITGGGRVANGAIETMGMLNIRKVTPFEFLNYSFREPVYVQLHSENYYERKDGSDFLKSDFYHYPEKYNCTFCDPGSYSSFTDLLVHCAYWNPNAAALFTKEDMRSPTFRISVIADVTCDINGSIPSTHRATTIDDKFYGYNPINEKEEEAFSTDTITVMSIDNLPCELPRDASEGFGKHLIERIIPLLIGDDKGNVIYRATIARNGELTPRFAYLTDYIS
- a CDS encoding tetratricopeptide repeat protein, producing MKKVILSVFLCILLGLYNVCTAIPIAGEEADVFSRDPDSLRHLLSIETDDTSKVKLYCNLMAVYIDEKLDSAFLFLEPALKLAESIQWKEGVASVKTEGGRLYWRKGKFEQALSYHYDALVHYIKKGEQANIGALITYIGQDYADWGKYPEALVYFNKADSIFRKTGDKRKLAGNYLLFGFVYQSQGRYSDAVKVNYKALKIFEELGDQYGKAIAIFNIGDAYKDLGNYENALKNYFEGVRVFEEVKDKFNLATVYVSIGNIYILKGDYDAATQNNKIAYSIAKGINNGYLIGTALQSLGEVYWQQLKYADALPYFLEAATAFRGVSDYFDLSLALSKVGSCQTQLKQYDAAKQSFNEAYLVAQNLDSRVPLSAYYQGSEVLDSATGNWEYAYKNYKQYISYRDSSNSTESTKKILEQQIKYENDKKDALLIVEQNRKSEVQRVVRNSIIAGALTMLVLLMVLYNRYKLKLRTNKKLQEAYDTLQKTQQQLVQQEKLASLGALTAGIAHEIKNPLNFVNNYSELSSELIDEFLEATDKEEQQEIGVHLKQNLLKITEHGKRADSIVKNMLKHSRTGSGDKQLTDINLICEEYLSLAYHGMRANVPDFNCELVFKLEPKLPMVNCVAQDISRVILNLITNAFDEVHECEKLKKESENFIPKIVLTTFSSMKIIDRVSKQVIKISVRDNGRGIPEELKQRIFEPFFTTKPTGQGTGLGLSLSYEIIESHGGVFEVNSKKGEGTEFVVVLPC